Proteins from a single region of Deinococcus malanensis:
- the lysS gene encoding homocitrate synthase, whose product MTDSPAPLIPAHSWAIIDSTLREGEQFARGNFKTDDKVEIARALDAFGVEFIEVTTPMVSAQTLSDIRLLTGLGLKARFLTHVRCHMEDVQRAVDTGVHGLDLLFGTSSFLREFSHGKSIAQIIDSAQSVIGWIKDNHPDLEIRFSAEDTFRSEETDLMAVYRAVSDMGVHRVGLADTVGVATPRQVYTLVREVRKVIHAECGIEFHGHNDTGCAVSNAYEAVEAGATHIDTTILGIGERNGITPLGGFLARMFTFDPMGLIDKYDLELLPELDRMVARMVDLPIPWNNYLTGDFAYNHKAGMHLKAIYLNPGAYEAIPPGVFGVGRRIQAASKVTGKHAIAYKARELGLHYGEDALRRVTDHIKALAEHNELDDEHLEQVLREWVSA is encoded by the coding sequence ATGACAGACTCCCCTGCCCCGCTGATTCCCGCCCATTCCTGGGCCATCATTGATTCCACTCTGCGGGAGGGGGAGCAGTTCGCTCGCGGCAACTTCAAAACGGACGACAAGGTCGAGATTGCCCGCGCCCTGGACGCCTTTGGTGTGGAGTTCATTGAAGTCACCACGCCGATGGTCAGCGCCCAGACCCTGTCAGATATCCGGCTGCTGACCGGGCTGGGACTGAAAGCGCGTTTTCTGACCCATGTGCGCTGTCACATGGAAGACGTTCAGCGCGCGGTAGATACCGGCGTGCACGGCCTGGACCTGTTGTTCGGGACCAGTTCGTTTCTGCGTGAGTTCTCGCATGGCAAGAGCATTGCGCAGATCATTGACAGCGCCCAGAGCGTGATCGGCTGGATCAAGGACAACCACCCGGACCTGGAGATCCGCTTTTCCGCCGAGGACACCTTCCGCAGCGAGGAAACCGACCTGATGGCGGTCTACCGGGCCGTGTCGGACATGGGGGTACACCGTGTGGGGCTGGCCGACACGGTGGGCGTGGCCACACCGAGGCAGGTCTACACGCTGGTCCGCGAGGTGCGCAAGGTCATTCACGCTGAATGCGGCATCGAGTTTCACGGCCACAACGACACCGGCTGCGCGGTCAGCAACGCCTACGAGGCTGTCGAGGCCGGGGCCACGCACATCGACACGACCATTCTGGGCATCGGTGAGCGCAATGGCATCACGCCGCTGGGGGGCTTCCTGGCCCGCATGTTCACCTTCGACCCGATGGGCCTGATCGACAAGTACGACCTGGAACTGCTACCGGAACTTGACCGCATGGTCGCCCGCATGGTGGACTTGCCGATCCCCTGGAACAACTACCTGACCGGCGATTTCGCCTACAACCACAAAGCGGGCATGCACCTCAAGGCCATCTACCTCAACCCCGGCGCCTACGAGGCCATTCCACCCGGTGTGTTCGGCGTAGGCCGGCGTATCCAGGCCGCCAGCAAGGTAACCGGCAAACATGCCATCGCCTACAAGGCCCGAGAACTGGGGCTGCACTACGGTGAGGACGCCCTGCGCCGCGTCACCGATCACATCAAGGCCCTGGCCGAGCACAATGAGCTGGACGACGAGCACCTGGAACAAGTGCTGCGTGAGTGGGTCAGCGCGTAA